The DNA region GCTGGAAAATGCCCAGGACCACTGGCGGCGAAGACCGTTGCGCGAACTGGTCGAGGGCTGCTGGCACCGGCTGGGCGGCCCGCAGTGCAGTAGCGACCCGGAAGCCGCGCTGCGTGATGCCGGCGCTTACCTCGATGCCCTGGCCACGGCCGAACAGGAAGGTTTGCTGGACGACTGGAACGACTTCGAGGAGTTGCTGGACGGACTGTCGACCGAAGGCGATCCGCCAAGCGAATCGGTGCAGCTCGAAATCCTGACCATGCATGGCGCCAAGGGGCTGGAGTGGGACCTGGTGGTGCTGCCCGGGCTGGGCCACGGTACGCGCGGACAGGATCGCAGCCTGCTGAACTGGTTGCCGTTCACGCCTGATGATGGCAGCGAGCAGGTACTGCTGGCACCGCTGCGCTCGGCCAATGAAGCAACCGACCCGCCTCTCAATGAACTGATTCGCCGCGAACAGAAGCTGCGCGACCGGTTCGAGCATCAGCGTCTTCTGTACGTGGCCGCGACCCGCGCCCGAGAACACCTGGTGCTGTCCACCGTACTCGACCCGGAACCGAAGAAGCAAAAACCGGCATCCGACAGCCTGCTGGCTGACCTCTGGCCCACCCTGGGCCAGGAATTCATCAACGCGCTGAACGAGGCACCCGAGCCGGACACGACAGGTTCCAACAACGGGCGTCCCGATCAATCGTTGAAACACCCACCGGCCGGCTGGGCACCCGCAACCACTCCGGCGCTGGCCTTCACGCCACGACTGCCGCCGCGCGAGACCGATATCGAAATCGAGTTCAACTGGGCCGGCGTCCAGGCCCGGCGCACCGGCACCGTTCTGCACCGGCTGCTCGAACAGGTCGGGCGCATCGGCATCGAATCATTCACCGACCAGCAGCGACAGCGACTGCTCGATCGCATCCCCGCCCTGCTGCAAACCATGGGAACCAGCCATGACGAAGTCGAAGACCTTGCAGCCGTGGTGCGGAAGGCTTTTGAACAGACGCTGGACAGCGACAGCGGGCGCTGGATACTGAGCGAGACACACGATGATGCCGGCTGCGAACTCGCAGTCAGCGGCATGATCGATGGTCAACTGGTCAACGCCATCGTCGACCGCACCTTCGTCGACGACAAGGGCGTACGCTGGATCATCGACTACAAGTCCGGCTTCCACGAAGGCGGCAATCTCGAACACTTTCTGACCGAAGAGGCAAAGCGCTACCGCGACCAGCTTGATCTCTACCGCCGACTGTTCGAGGCCATGGAAGACCGCCCGGTACGTACCGCACTGTACCTGCCCAGACACCAGGCACTGCAGGAAGTCTGATCGTTTCGACGGGCACCTCGAAAGATCAAACCGGGCATGATGCCAATGCAGGGGTGAGCCCGGCTCTTCACATCGGGGCGACTCCTGGGTTAATGTGGTCTTCGGGCTTCCGTCGGGTAATACCATGGCCACCTTCGACTTTCATTTCGACGAAGATCATCCGCTCTATCCCCTGGTCAAGTGGGTCATCATCGTGCTGGCCATCGCGCTGGTGCTGGGTGTCGTGCACCAGGTGGGCACCGGCTTCTGGCGCTTCTCGCAGAGCTATGAGGGCGAAGTGGTAGCCAAGGAGACCACCGCCAACTGGCTGGCTTTCTTCAGGGATCCCCCGGACCATGAGAACCCCGGAGAGCGGGAACGTCGGCGCACCAACTACTGGCTGAAGATCGAGACCCCGGATGGGGACTTACAGCGTGTCAAGGTGCATTCCAGCATGTACCGCAGGGTTTCCGAAGGAGATCGGATCAGCAAGGACAGCTGGCAGCTACATCCCAGGCAGGTAGGCGAGGCACAAAATTCCGACGACTGACTGATCTGAGAAAGCTGATTCGTGGATAGTGCCGGCGGCGACTTCACGCCCCAACAGGGAACCAGCGCGCTGGTGGGCGCCATCACGACCGACCCGCGCGCCACTGACGACTTTCATGGTCGCACACGACGGGCACCCCCTGATGACACCGAGGTCGGGGCAGTTGTCCTTCCCGCATTGTTCGCCGATAGATTCCAGGCGGAGTAAGTCTTAATCAGCCGACGAAATACTTCACATAAAACCATAGCCCGGTGATGCCTAGCACAAGCAGCATTGGTGCCACCACCATGGGATCCCTGCGTTCGAGCTGGGTCAGAAACAGCTGACTCTGTGTCAACCACTTCGCATGACGTTGCAGCAGGGGCATCAGTCTCCGATCAAACTGTTTATCGTTAATCAGGATCTTGCCATTACCAAGCCGGAATGGTACGAAATGCCGATCCCATAGCATTGCGTTGGTGCCGTACTGTACTTCGCGCGGCTCGATTCGGCACACCGTTTCATCGTCTATCGCCAGCAGAAGCTGCTGTTCTTCCATACCCAGTCTATACCGGGTCCATCGGCCGATCTGTCGGGCGGCAACCGTCATGAATGCACTCAACATCAGAAACATGCCCCACGTCATGATCAGCAAGTGATTCATGGTACTGGCTTGATCCTCGGGTGCCGCACCCGTCAACGAGGTGAAGGTATACCAAATCACTGCAATTAACATCAAAGGTATGCCCGCCAGCCCGAAATTAGTGGTCAAACGAAGGCTTCTGATGGTTTTCAGATCATACTCGAACCAGTAGGGCCCATCCTCGGCAACCACAGCATGCGCGGAAGCTTCTGCTGGTTCGGCTGAGTCTTCAGTCGCTCTGGCTTGACGCAGGCCGAAGAGCAGAAAACCACCGGCCAGAGACAGCAACAGGGCCATCTGCAACCACAGGGTTCGGGTTCGGGCCGCCACCTCATCGCCAAGCTCTTCCAGGTACGGGCCAAGACCGGGTGGCTCGACCGGGGTAAGAGACTCGTCGGCAGGATCGAAGTACAACAGCTCGTCTGCCCCGAGAACGGCCAGCATCAGGCCTTCGCGGTAAGCTGTCAGTCCGACCACATCGGTGAGCATGGGATCGGCGATTCGATGAACACGCTGCCAGTCGGGGTCGATTCGAAACAGCTCTCCGTCTTTCATGGCCATATTGGTTGATACCAACCACCAGAAGCCATCGGCAAAACCCAGTCGAATCGGCATGCGCCGTCTATCCGTCGCGTCATGCTCCAGCAGGCGAAACACCGTCTCGGATTCGCCGAAACGGTTGCCGGCCACCGACATCCGGGTCACCCTGTGGCCATTGGTATCGACCAGGTACAGGGCATCGTCCCTCCAGTGCAGATCATTGGGGAAGCGGGCTTGCCGGTACCGATCCAGGATGCGGCCATTGCCGTCAAGCAGGTAGACCTTGTGTCGACCGGTGTCGGCCAGGGCGAAGCGTTCGTCGGGCAAGGACACCATGGCGAAATCGTCATTGAGCTCGAGTTCGCTTGCCCCCCAGCGATCACATTGTCGCAGTCCATTCCGGCAATGCTCGATGGTGCTTGTGCCGCCGGCACTGGGCGAGTGCCTCAGGAAACGCCGGATTCTGTCACGGTGAGAAACGGACTTCCCGCCGGTGTTGATCAGCCAGCTGCCGTCCCCGAGCTCCAGCAGGGCGCCCTGATAGCGCTCGATGCCGCGGGGACGGAAATCGAGACTGCGTTCTTCGTCCACCGCCATCCATTGACCCGCGACCCGAACCAGCAACTGTCCGTCATCATCGGTCACGAATCGATCGGGAAACGGACGGACCAGCAATGGACTGGTCAGAAAATAGACCACCACCGCCAGAACGGCCAGAATGATGAAAGGATATGCATAGCGATTATCTATGCTTAGATTCAGTACACTCTTCGACACCCTCTACTCCCTACGCCATCTACGGCAACAATCTCCCAGCCACGATTTTACCCGATTTATCCAGCAGAACAATCACCTCGGCAGCAATACCGATAGAATGAAGCGACTGATATCAGGAGAGCGTCTAGTATGGAATGGCTGAGCTGGGAACTACTCTACTGGCCGGCATGGGTACTGGCCATCGTATTGATCCTGGTCGGCCTGGCAGGAACCATTCTCCCGGTACTGCCGGGCGTGCCCATCGTGTTGCTGGGGCTGATCCTGATCGCCTGGCTGGATGGTTTCGCGCAGGTGGGATTCTGGACGCTGGCCTGGCTGACCGTGCTGGCGATGCTGTCGGTCATTATCGATTTCCTGGCTACAGCCGAAGGGGCACGACGTTTCGGTGCCGGACGGCTGGCCATACTGGGTGCGGCCGTGGGGCTGCTGGTCGGCATCTTCTTCGGCCTGCCGGGCATTTTGTTCGGGCCGTTCGTGGGGGCGGTGGTCGGCCACCTGATCGGGAAGGCGAACCTGGATGATTCGATGCGTGCCGGTGTGGGGGCCACCATCGGCGTCATGGTCGGCACGATCTCGAAGATCGTGATTGCGTTTGTCATGCTGGTTTGGTTTGGGGTGGCTTGGTGGTTGTGAGGGGTTAAGTGTTAAGTGTGAGGTGTGAGGTGTGAGGTGTGAAGTGTGAAGTGTGAAGTGTGAAGTGTGAAGTGTGAAGTGTGAAGTGTGAAGTGTGAAGTGGGGCTTGCGGGTGGGTTTTCTGTTGCGGGAGGTTTGGGTGGCTTTGGGGGGGTTGGGTGTTAGGTGTTAGGTGTTAGGTGTTGCGGGCTGGGAGGTTTTGATTGTCGTCCCGGAATCGCCTTGGGCGATATCCGGGGCCTCGCACTGTGAGGTTGGCATGGTGTTGAACGAGGATTGCCGTGCAGATGGCCAGCGTGCGAGGTCCCGGCGCTACGGCCGGAACGACGGGGTGGGAAGATGTTGGGTGTGATGCGAGGCGAGCGGAGAAGTTTAGTTGTCGTCCCGGAATCGCCTCAGGCGATATCCGGGACCTCGCACGGTGGGGTTGGCATGGTGTTGAACGAAGATTACCGTGCAGATGGCCAGCGTGCGAGGTCCCGGCGCTACGGCCGGAACGACGGGGTGGGAAGATGTTGGGTGTGATGCGAGGCGAGCGGAGAAGTTTAGTTGTCGTCCCGGAATCGCCTCAGGCGATATCCGGGACCTCGCACGGTGGGGTTGGCATGGTGTTGAACGAAGATTACCGTGCAGATGGCCAGCGTGCGAGGTCCCGGCGCTACGGCCGGAACGACGGGGTGGGAAGATGTTGGGTGTGATGCGAGGCGAGCGGAGAAGTTTAGTTGTCGTCCCGGAATCGCCTCAGGCGATATCCGGGACCTCGCACGGTGGGGTTGGCATGGTGTTGAACGAAGATTACCGTGCAGATGGCCAGCGTGCGAGGTCCCGGCGCTACGGCCGGAACGACGGGGTGGGAAGATGTTGGGTGTGATGCGAGGCGAGCGGAGAAGTTTAGTTGTCGTCCCGGAATCGCCTCAGGCGATATCCGGGACCTCGCACGGTGGGGTTGGCATGGTGTTGAACGAAGATTACCGTGCAGATGGCCAGCGTGCGAGGTCCCGGCGCTAGGGCCGGGATGACGGGGTGGGAAGATGTTGGGTGTGATGTGAGGCGAGCGGAGAGATTTAATGGTCGTCCCGGAATCGCCTCAGGCGATATCCGGGACCTCGCACGGTGGGGTTGGCATGGTGTTGAACGAGGATTGCCGTGCAGATGGCCAGCGTGCGAGGTCCCGGCGCTACGGCCGGAACGACGGGGTGGGAAGATGTTGGGTGTGATGCGAGGCGAGCGGAGAAGTTTAGTTGTCGTCCCGGAATCGCCTCAGGCGATATCCGGGACCTCGCACGGTGGGGTTGGCATGGTGTTGAACGAAGATTACCGTGCAGATGGCCAGCGTGCGAGGTCCCGGCGCTACGGCCGGAACGACGGGGTGGGAAGATGTTGGGTGTGATGCGAGGCGAGCGGAGAAGTTTAGTTGTCGTCCCGGAATCGCCTCAGGCGATATCCGGGACCTCGCACCGTGGGGTTGGCATGGTGTTGAACGAAGATTACCGTGCAGATGGCCAGCGTGCGAGGTCCCGGCGCTACGACCGGAACGACGGGGTGGGAAGATGTTGGGTGTGATGTGAGGCGAGCGGAGAAGTTT from Wenzhouxiangella sp. AB-CW3 includes:
- a CDS encoding DUF456 domain-containing protein, translating into MEWLSWELLYWPAWVLAIVLILVGLAGTILPVLPGVPIVLLGLILIAWLDGFAQVGFWTLAWLTVLAMLSVIIDFLATAEGARRFGAGRLAILGAAVGLLVGIFFGLPGILFGPFVGAVVGHLIGKANLDDSMRAGVGATIGVMVGTISKIVIAFVMLVWFGVAWWL